gAGCTGGTCCGGCATGCTGGGCAGCACGGCCACAGCCTGCTCCGGTGGGCCAGACCAGGCAGCGTGGCTGCAACATGTTCCAGCAGGCTGGGCCAGGCAGCATGGCCACAACCTGCTCTGGTGGGTGGGGCCGAGCAGTgcggctgcagcctgccagccctagagctgcagctgcttcagcAGCTGGGGGGAGAGCTGCGTGGCCAGAAgtggagagactctggccccgcctcttcccttctggctctgctggctgtgctgcctctccttgccccttctgttggggggaggggctgtgtcccacctctccctctatacccgttcataagccgaccccATTCTttgatgcttcccttttttactaaaaaaaaaaaaaaaaaattcggcttatgaatgagtatatacggtaCTTTGTACCCTGGTATTTAAGTGTTCTattgattatcattgttccaccagTCTTCTCTGATGCTTATtctatcaatatcctcatttattaccaggcactcaagttcacccatcttagtatggaggcttctagcatttgtatacttAAAAACTTAAACACTTAAATTTGTCAGTTTTTAGTTATGTGATATAATTGAATTGaaactctttttcatttgactgtttctcttcagttcctacatGTACTTTATCAGCTTCTGACAGTGGTGGAAACTGAACACTGCTTTGTCTGTCTGGCATTTTTCATAGCACTGAACTTAATACTTAAAATTGTAAACTGTTAAAACAAAGTTCACTGTGGTGAGAGATTTTCTTGGGGTGTCAACTATTTTATCAGCTGCCAAACTTGACTTTTGCTTATTCTTTCCAGACTCAGCTTCAAAAGGAAAAAGATCAGAATCAGATGGAGCTCCATGCAAAACTTGAAAAGCTTGAAGTCCTAGAAAAAGAGTGCTTCAGACTTAGCACTACACAGAGAACTGCAGAAGTAAGTAATCCTAACATGACCATGTGCAGTTACAGTTCATTTCAAATTTCTTTGTGCCACAGTTGCCAATTTTGTGCTAAGATACACAGACCATTTATCAACTGTAGCTCCAGCAGAGGAGTATAAGATCTCAACATTCACTTTGCCTTCTACCTCAGACTTCATTTCCTATAAATCTGAGGAATTTAAGCCTGTTTAAGAAGATTAGTAATTTTGACTATTGCAAGATTCCTTCAAATCTTGCAGCCTTAAATGTGACTAACCATACTAGTGTTCTGTTTCAGGACAAGATCAAACAATTGGAGGAAAAACTTTGTGAAGAAGAGCATCAGCGTAAGTTAATACAAGACAAAGCTGCTCAGGTAGGATAGCCAAATTACTGGATTTATCGCTGAGGAAATAGTGTCTCTCTtcaagacactttttttttataacCTGTTTATTAGCTTGGAAAAATTCTGTAACGCTAACTTGACAACTCCAAAGGATGATAAGCTTTGCTTAATGAGGTTTATATTATGTACAGTTGGCTTCTTCTAGAATATCAGTTCCATAGGTAAGGCTGAGTTGTGTTTTgaacttaaagcagggattcaacctttttttatttcttttaaatgcatGAAGAATACAGCACATTCGCCTCAAAATTAGAGTACATTCTCATTGAATAaacaatgaattttctgagaatttttaTAGTTTAGTTTAACTTAAAATTTAATTATAAAATGGGTCAATTAAGCAACTTAGCATCTAAGTTAAACTTTTTGTCCTGAACTATCTTAATAGAATAACACAGACTTTCAACTTTCCATATGGTTAAATCCTGTACATTTGGCTACACTTAGAGACCTTTTTCTTTGTAAGATTCATTTTTTCACTATTAAATAAAAAATTTCTTCATCAGAGGCTGAAAAATAAATGATCTTCTGTAAAGAATTCCATGAACTGATTTTTTCCTGCCAGGGCCACCATCTTCCCTGAGTGCAGCTTGATTTTACTCACACTAAGAACACTGAGAGACAGTAGTCATTTTAAAAGTGGGCATGTTCGCTATGAGCAGTCGTAGCctccagtccttgcctacagacagccccgcaacctgaagcaaatactcaccaacaaccacataccacacaacagaaccactaacccaggaacctatccttgcaacaaagcccgttgccaactgagcccacatatctattcaggggacaccatcacaaggcctaataacatcagccacactatcagaggctcgttcacctgcacatccaccaatgtgatttatgccatcatgtgccagcaatgcccctctgccatttacattggtcaaactggacagtctctacgtaaaagaataaatggacacaaatcagatgtcaagaattataacattcataaaccagtcagagaacacttcaatctctctggtcacgcaatcacagacatgaaggtcgctatcttacaacaaaaaaacttcaaatccagactccagcgagaaactgctgaattggaattcatttgcaaattggatactattaatttaggctaagtcattatgcaaggtagcctatttccccttgttttttcctaacacccccccaacattctggttaaacttggatttaaactcggagagtggtcagtttggatgagctattgccagcaggagagagagagtgtgtgtgtgtgtgtgtgtgtgtggtggggtggggtggggtggggtgggggggtgagagagcctggatttgtgctggaaatggcctaccttgattaccatacacattgtagggagagtggtcactttggatgagccattaccagtaggagagtgagtttgtgggggggggcagagggtgagaacctggatttgtgctggaaatggcccaacttgatgatcactttagataagctattaccagcaggacagtggggtgggaggaggtattgtttcatggtctctgtgtgtgtataatgtcttctgcagtttccacggtatgcatccgatgaagtgagctgtagctcacgaaagctcatgctcaaataaattggttagtctctaaggtgccacaagtactccttttctcattgagAACTATACTAGGTAGCAGCCGttttgaaagagggcagttcTTTTTGCAGTTTATTGTAGAAGAATACTTACTCTTCAGCTCTTGTGTTGCACAGACCTAACAATTACAGAAATGTAGatctagaagggacctcaagaggtcatctagtccagccccctgtgctgaaataggactaagtaaacctagaccatccctgtcaagtgtttgtccaaactaccttgaaagcctattccagaacttaactacctgTATAGTTATAAAggtttttcataatatctaacCTATATCTCCCTTGCTCCAGATTACGCCTGTTACattttgtcctactttcagtggtcAACACATAACAAATGAtcgctgtcctctttataacgccccataacatatttgaaggctgttatcaggtcccccttcagtcATCTTATCTTAAGATTTAAacatgttcactttttttttttttaacctctccacATAGGttagattttctaaacctttttgtcatttttgttgctctcctctagactctctccagtttatttaCATCTTCCCTAAAGTGTGGCACTCAgaattggacatagtactccagctgaggcctcaccagcgctgaacagagcaggacaattacctcccgtgttTTACATATGACAGCATTTTACAATAAGAGAATCTAGCTCCTTACCCATTTTCACCATTGCAGTCGCCTCCTACAGCAGTTCCACCACAACCTCACTGGCTTCCATCAGTCAGGAACTGTAGAATTACCCCAACACCTCAAGGACTCAACTGAATGCCACAGTCCAAAACACAATCCTCTGGGTCTGTCCCTTAACTGGTTTTGCTAGCACATAAGCCTTCTGTGCATGTCTgaccttattaaaaaaaatacataatacaAAGCTTGCCTAGAGCAATTAATTTGTCTTCAGTGCCACTGCAGAGAGACTCCATCAGTGCAAGAAAGGACTCTGGTGCAGTAATGTGATCAGTATGCTGACTACTAGTCAGACTTTACCATAATCCAGGATCTATCAGAGTTGGTTTTGGGGTGGGAAACCTTCTGTTACAGGTCAGGTGCCATGACTTTTCTCTTCAACCTTCTCTTGATTCACGCTCAGTGAAGTATCTGGCTGGAGTAGTTTGAGCTGATGCAGTAGAACTATCATCTTTTAGCCAGGTCTGCTTATATGTGCAAAGACAGAGGCCTCATCCCTTAAAGGGATGAATGGTAACTGCCCTATTACACTAATCTTGTCTAGACAACAGTAATTATAAAGTAATCCCTAGAAAAAACCCTCACTTGGACAATGGGACTGATGCTAAATGTTGCATGACAGGTGATAGATCACTCAGTTGCCCTATTCTGTTGGTTTGCTCTGAAGTGTCTGGCTCTAGCCACTGTTGCAAGACAGGACACTCgtctagatggaccgttggtgacccagtatgtccattccTATGTTGTCCAAACCTCTTCCCGCTTTAAATGGCCATATCCCTAGCTCACTGCAGCATTAGTTGTGGTAGTCCAAGAGATACAGTTGCTGTACTTGGGTTTGGAAATAGCAATCTCTAAGGCAGCGTTGCAAGGTATATTTGATACCATGACATCCTGTATCCTATTCAGTCTCCATATCCTCTTTTATAAtcctcctgcctcccagagagTTCAGTTAGTAATGCATCTAATTAATCCTCTTTCATGTGTGGATGAAGATTCAATCTGTGCTATTTAAAAAATTTTGATATTTAAATACTTTATTCTCATTACTATAGCTTCAAACTGGGCTTGAGATAAATAGAATTTTAATGTCTTCAGTGTCGCCTCAAAAtgagccaaaaaagaaaaaccgGAAAAAGAAAACTGCAAAGGTAACATGCAAGTTTGTCATTTGCACAGTGATAATGTCTCTAACATGCCTCTCATTTTTGTAGCATCTCATTCATGGAGTGATAGGGATGCTACTGGAAAAGTGGTGATGGGTGGGGTTCTGTTGGCTCTCTATACTCTGTCATTTACTCTGGAAATATAACATGCTGTTTTTCCCTCTCTTTAGATAACTAAAATATGTTTAATGTGGTAAAGCCtacttttaaaatagaaaacttGCACACTCCAGCAGAACCTTAAACTATGCGCGGCCATTTCACTGGCCTGTGTTCATGCCCTTAGTCGATTTTTGAATTTACTTTCAAAGACCACTtgaattaggattttttttttttttttttgaaatgctgTAGCAAGTGTCATACTGAAGGCAAGATGAACTTCACCCACTGCATTCTTTTCATCCATAGGCATTGCAGGTCTGCTAAAATGACATGACTTGTAAAACTGAGTCTGTTAAATGCCACAGAGACAGTGCTAAATTTCTCAAATCGTAATCTACTACTGAGTTGTCAGATTAACTGTGTACTAGATCTCAGTCTTATTGGAAATTCTTCTGTATTGGGGAGAAGTAGGAAAACTTTAATACCCATTAAAGGAGATGAATTGAGACTGCATATTTCACCAGCTATTATGGAGCACTGCTTTTGTATGGAAAGATTTGTTGCCTAAGTGTAGCTCAGACTTGTtctcactgggggggggggggggggaggaaaggttTGTTGACAAAATACTTGGGTTACCctcttctttattatttgtattgtggtagcacttatAAGCCTCAGTCATGGGGCAGGACCTTGTTGTGTTAGACACTGCTCAAAGACATAACAAAAACAGCCCCTGCTTCAAACCGTTTACAGTCTAATTTGAAAGAATAATTTTAAGGTTGCACTGTTAGGCAAACATGTCTTCTGTCTACCGTCTGTCAGAAAAAATCTGCTCTGAAGAAAGTACATCCTCCACAATTTTGCCTAAAGGCTGGGATGCTGCCTTTTGTGGCTGGGAAGGTGAGCCTGATTTAGATTCTCATTTAAACATGTGTCCACgttctttttaaatgaacatttttccaTTAATTACCTTAATTATAGCTGCTTACAGAAATTTCCTTTTCTCCTCTCAAGTCTGCCAGCTCCAGCCATTCTGTTAGTGCAAATGTACAAAGTGTCTTACATATGATGAAACATCGTAGTCCATGTGTCTTGTCACGGTgtccagaagcagctgaacaCAGGATTTCTAGACGAACTATTGCATGCAAATCTGTATCCTCTTGTTCCACATCATCTTCTGTCACTGAAAATCTATCTGACCTTTTGCTGGCGATACAAGATGAGCTAGGCCAAATGAGCTTGTAAGTATGTATCTGTGTATTATCCCCCAAAGGATAAAAAGACTGTGATGCTCTGAGTAAAAATGGCTGCAAGCTGAAGCCATGTGAGGGCTATTTAGAGGTTGTACTAGAGCATGTTTGGGTCTAAAAATATTTGGGGAGTGGGGTTTGGGTGGATCTTGCAGATAGGATTTTCTCTCATTGGGAAGTTTTTATAGCCCTTGCATTTAAACGGCTTCACGAGTAGATAGTGGAGGTTCTTTTGTacttttggggcttttttttttttttaaagccgcACCTATGATATTCATGCAGCAGGCTGTCTAAAATGAGGCCTGAAGGATATCCTTATCCTCAAAGCTACACACAGCACAATGGTAGGTTTGCTTTTGGAGAAACCTTTTATCTGATACCTAGAAGAGTAAGCCATATTGCTGTTGGGGTGTTGCCAGCTTTGACCTTATTGTGACTGACGAGGCCCGAGATGAAAGGGACATGATTAGTCCAGAAGGACAACTGCATGGGTTGGAGACTAGATGTCCTGCTGGTGTCCATCTAGTCCTTGTAAATAGCATATGTGTTTTGAATCCacatagcattttaaaattccTATGTTACAGATCATGCTGAAATAGTTGTTGATCTTCATTTCAGGACACGTGGCATTGATTAATCAAAGCTGTTTGCAGAATCTCTTCACAAATATCTAGTTATAACTCCCTTATTAGTTGTGTGCCAATCAGAGAAAATATTTGATTTAGAGTAGCAATTTAAGCTGGAGGAATTtatgaagagaagaaataattatttattttcagttgTGCTCGctttgtgctaggcattgtattaaaatataaaagaagGCATGGCCCTTTGCCACAAAGAACTTGTTGATCAATAACTTCTAACTGTGAAATGTTCTTATCCTTTGTAACTAATGTATAGCTTAGCTTTACTATATGCATTAGGGAGCTCTAAACTACACTTTCTATCATTAGTTTGTAGAGTGAAATGTTTGGAACCGTAATTGCCTGTAGCAACAAACCATGCAGTTAATTTTGCCCAATAGAATTCTTAATTTTACTTGATTAATTTGACAAAAGAACTATAACTTTCATTAGTGGTTGTAAAACAAGTTTTTCTGAATTATGTTAAGTGCTCTTACTCTGGGGCAACTTAGATAGGGGTTGGAATTGGCCAGTATACATTTTTTGTGTATATTGCCTgctatttactttaatgggatCTTTAATTTTTCACATTCCAAATAGCCATTGTGCATGATTCTGCAGTACCAGCACATTCTCTGGTGCTTATTTCCTCAATCTTGATAGAGAAATAGTTGTGATGTACCAAAATGAGTATACTATCTGCAGGCTCAGAGTAGAAGGAAAATAAGTAATGGAAAAAATATGAACGTTTgagtattgtattttattttatgtatttatttagtaTAAAAAGTATTAGTTGTGTGTCACGATGATTAACCTGCTTTATTTCTCTAGTGGGGAGACCTCCTGGAGTTGAAACTTGTGCAATGTAACAAAAGTACATGTAAGAAGAATGTTGTTCAAATATACCACCAATACTATTGTCTAATATCTTTGTCTCTAACAGTGAGCATCAAGAACTCTTGAAGCAGATACAAGAAACTCAAAACTGTGAAGTTCGTGAAGACCTAGAACGTGAATTGGATTGTCTTGTAAAGCAAATGGAAATTAAAGGGGAACAGATATCTAAGTTGAAAAAACACCAAGCTAGTGTAAGGAAATTTTTAAAGAGTTTACTTAGAAGCAAACTATTGGAATAtgatgaaaataatttttcatgctgttgctagagagagagagccagtgcCTACCTTTAGAATGTACAGTCTCGTTGGGATTCCAAGACAAATAGGTTCAAAGGTGCTGAGGCTTTAGGTAAATATTTAGATTCAAGGGCTGATACTGAACATCTGGAAAGAAGCTAAAGTGGAAAACATTACCATAAGTAGGATATTATAACTGATGAGGGCTGGTTTACATTGAAAAGTTATATCTATGATACatgagggccagggagcagtgggagagtgctagaggggaaatatataaactCAAGACTAAagcgtggttccctgtagactagggaaggtggttgcaggttaattggagcacctgcagtcaattaaggccctgttaggaaactaataaacccccctgcttcaggcagacagaggaagaggagaggacTGGAGATTGGAGGTTTGCTGCAAGACTTGGAAAatcagagaactgaagtaaggggGACCCTGCCCAGTAGgggagggagactcccttccccagcatctaAGCACTGCAGGTACCCCACctaagggggaagaggggaagaacccacaggggttgagaggggctggggctcagagtgaggagcaaacccagacccctccccagcttccctccTTTagcaccttcctgggccactagcggGGCCATCGACACCCCAagaacaggggcaaggggtggcatcttacctccctgccaagaaaagcacaGGATCCACCAGACTAACAATGGCCATCTTGTCACACTGCATAGCAACGTCTCTTGGgcatatgaaaaatccacacccctgagagatgtagttaagttgacttaacccctagctactgcctctcagggaggtgcaTTACCTATAGCAGTGGGAGAACCGCTCCCatcgctgtagtaagtgtctacactgaagccctGCAACAGTGCAGCTATAGTGCTACAGCTGTGCCTGCGTAGTGTTTTaagagtagacatagccttaagtAAGTCAACCTatgctatgcaactccagctacgtgaataacgtagctggagttgatgtaccttaggtcaagttactgcgggaggtcaatgggagaaactctcccgtcgacttgccttactcttctcgtcaggggtagagtacaggggttgactggagagtgatctgaTGTGGTGGAAAgctaaactctctctctctctcctctcttttcATTTATAGTTGGTGTTTGAGATTGTTGCTCTTAAGTGGTGCCTGGGTCTCTAGCCAATATCCTTTCTGAGCATTAAAACTTTCATGCATATATCTTCATTTTTAGGTCcacaaattaaagcaaaaagctCAGAAATTGAAGAGACAGTCAGCTCATGTCCTACCAAAATCTGATGACCTAAAAGGAACAAGAGAAATTCCAGTTACTTCAAGCGGAAGAGCATCAAAATCCTGTCCTGTGCAGAAAAGCAAAAGCTCGCTTCAGCTATTAAAAAATGTGCAGAAACTTCAGTCAACACTGAAAAAAGATGATATCGTGTGGGAACAATAGTTTTACATATTTATATAGGTAGTGCCTCTTACTggcatgccaaaaaaaaaagtctgacacTTTTTCATAGGTTTGGATTTAACAAATATTA
This genomic window from Eretmochelys imbricata isolate rEreImb1 chromosome 3, rEreImb1.hap1, whole genome shotgun sequence contains:
- the CEP57L1 gene encoding centrosomal protein CEP57L1 codes for the protein METMGSESKQSFIGSFLQPPDKMFVPTFGQSKSKKATATIGDMLPAPNNQALMSALKTLQEKIRRLELERSQAEDNLSCLSIEAAQYKKTLQHETNEKDIAHEELIQQKKDVSVQLSAAQSRCSLLEKQLDYMRKMVFNAELEKNMVLEQQTQLQKEKDQNQMELHAKLEKLEVLEKECFRLSTTQRTAEDKIKQLEEKLCEEEHQRKLIQDKAAQLQTGLEINRILMSSVSPQNEPKKKNRKKKTAKKKSALKKVHPPQFCLKAGMLPFVAGKSASSSHSVSANVQSVLHMMKHRSPCVLSRCPEAAEHRISRRTIACKSVSSCSTSSSVTENLSDLLLAIQDELGQMSFEHQELLKQIQETQNCEVREDLERELDCLVKQMEIKGEQISKLKKHQASVHKLKQKAQKLKRQSAHVLPKSDDLKGTREIPVTSSGRASKSCPVQKSKSSLQLLKNVQKLQSTLKKDDIVWEQ